The following proteins are encoded in a genomic region of Thunnus maccoyii chromosome 8, fThuMac1.1, whole genome shotgun sequence:
- the neurl1b gene encoding E3 ubiquitin-protein ligase NEURL1B, producing MGNTTPKPLIDASLQPRPVANRQYYTLPNNGAGVERRTSAPPVNISVESPRFHPHAKGKNIRLDGQLRRATRKNSFCNGITFSHRPVHLYEKVRLRLSGVHTGWSGALRFGFTSLDPSELVSTDIPKYACPDLVTRPGYWAKALPERLALKDNVLSFWADRHGRVFYSINEGEPILFHCGLSIGCPLWAIIDIYGITQEVTLLESTFAESVGSSCLSAARLSAYLPQSSHDSANYSNNQLENNQAAAAKMANLQLNNYTQLIPCCSSTSSSSTPSSSASTGFSVPRVVRGLPSPLDNDLHFHPVRGSDVILSADRSAACIHFLDSSRTLVFSDRPLHVGETLYVEVGHLGLPYFGALLFGLTSCDPASLHAGDLPADPEVLLDRKEYWVVHRGFPMPCSGDVLSFSLLPNGEVHHGVNGVGRGRLLCVDSSQVLWAFFTLHGAVNRLRILGTLQSSPPPTSPSTSQSSSPDDSDSDLAFSVNRSSSASESSLVTAPSSPLSPPVSPILTAPELPSSGKNGECTICFDQEVDTVIYTCGHMCLCNDCGLKLKRQINACCPICRRPIKDVIKTYRP from the exons ATGGGGAATACGACACCCAAACCTTTAATAG ATGCGAGTCTTCAACCCCGCCCGGTGGCAAACAGGCAGTACTACACCCTGCCAAACAATGGGGCCGGTGTGGAGAGACGAACCTCTGCTCCTCCGGTCAACATCAGCGTGGAGTCACCCCGCTTTCACCCCCATGCCAAAGGCAAGAATATCAGGCTAGATGGGCAGCTTCGCCGTGCCACACGCAAGAACAGCTTCTGTAACGGCATCACTTTCAGCCATAGGCCTGTTCACCTCTATGAAAag GTGCGACTTCGCCTGTCTGGTGTACACACGGGCTGGAGTGGAGCTCTACGCTTTGGTTTCACCAGTCTGGACCCCAGCGAATTAGTCTCTACTGACATCCCCAAGTATGCTTGCCCAGACCTGGTGACACGGCCCGGCTACTGGGCCAAAGCTCTGCCTGAGAGACTGGCCTTGAAGGACAACGTGTTGTCATTCTGGGCTGATCGCCATGGAAGAGTTTTCTACAGCATCAATGAAGGAGAGCCAATCCTCTTCCACTGTGGGCTCAGCATCGGCTGCCCACTCTGGGCCATCATAGATATCTATGGCATCACTCAGGAGGTCACACTGCTCG AAAGCACGTTTGCGGAGAGCGTTGGATCCAGCTGCTTGAGTGCGGCCCGGCTGAGTGCCTATCTGCCCCAGAGTAGCCACGACTCAGCCAATTACAGCAACAATCAACTGGAGAACAaccaggctgctgctgccaaGATGGCCAACCTCCAGCTCAATAACTACACTCAGCTCatcccctgctgctcctccacctcttcctcctccacaccaTCCTCATCTGCCTCCACCGGATTCAGTGTCCCAAGGGTGGTCCGGGGCCTTCCTTCCCCGCTGGACAATGACTTGCACTTTCACCCTGTCCGTGGCTCCGATGTAATACTCTCTGCAGACCGCTCGGCCGCCTGCATCCACTTTTTGGACAGCAGTCGGACTCTGGTGTTCAGTGACCGGCCGCTGCATGTGGGGGAGACTTTGTATGTAGAGGTTGGTCACCTAGGCTTGCCTTACTTTGGGGCACTGTTGTTCGGTTTAACATCCTGTGACCCGGCTAGTCTGCATGCGGGGGACCTGCCGGCAGACCCCGAGGTTCTCCTGGACCGTAAAGAGTATTGGGTGGTGCACCGGGGCTTCCCCATGCCTTGCTCTGGAGACGTGCTCAGCTTTAGCCTGCTGCCCAACGGAGAGGTGCACCACGGGGTGAATGGAGTGGGACGTGGCAGGCTGCTTTGTGTGGACTCCTCTCAGGTCCTGTGGGCCTTTTTCACCCTCCACGGGGCTGTCAACAGACTCAGGATACTAG GAACACTGCAGTCCAGtcctccccccacctcccccagcACTTCTCAGAGCAGCAGTCCAGATGACAGTGACTCAGACCTGGCGTTCAGTGTCAACAGATCCTCCTCTGCATCTGAATCCTCTCTGG TGACTGCTCCCAGCTCCCCTCTCAGTCCTCCCGTCTCTCCGATCCTCACCGCCCCAGAGCTGCCCTCTTCTGGAAAAAACGGAGAGTGCACCATTTGCTTTGACCAAGAGGTGGACACTGTCATCTACACCTGCGGACACATGTGTCTCTGCAACGACTGCGGGCTGAAGCTGAAGAGACAGATCAATGCATGCTGTCCAATATGCAGGAGGCCTATCAAAGATGTTATTAAAACATATCGGCCATGA